A section of the Rhizobium sp. Pop5 genome encodes:
- the rpmD gene encoding 50S ribosomal protein L30, producing MAKATKKAEAKTVTIEQIGSPIRRPDVQQRTLIGLGLNKMHRRRTLEDTPSVRGMIRAVQHLVRVVDEK from the coding sequence ATGGCCAAGGCTACCAAGAAGGCTGAAGCGAAGACCGTCACGATCGAACAGATCGGCAGCCCGATTCGCCGTCCGGATGTCCAGCAGCGTACGCTGATCGGTCTCGGACTGAACAAGATGCACCGTCGCCGCACGCTGGAGGACACTCCTTCCGTTCGTGGCATGATCCGTGCTGTCCAGCATCTCGTTCGCGTCGTCGACGAGAAGTGA
- the rplO gene encoding 50S ribosomal protein L15, with the protein MKLNEIKDNEGSTHSRKRLGRGIGSGSGKTGGRGVKGQKSRSGVAINGFEGGQMPIYRRLPKRGFNNIFASDFVVVSLGRIQAAIDAGKLDAKATVDAAALKAAGVIRRAKDGVRVLADGELKAKITLEVAGASKPAVEKIEKAGGKVTLLSAPAAAAE; encoded by the coding sequence ATGAAACTCAATGAAATCAAGGACAACGAAGGCTCGACCCACAGCCGCAAGCGCCTCGGCCGCGGTATCGGCTCGGGTTCCGGCAAGACCGGCGGTCGCGGCGTAAAGGGTCAGAAGTCCCGTTCGGGCGTCGCCATCAACGGCTTCGAAGGCGGTCAGATGCCCATCTACCGTCGCCTGCCGAAGCGCGGCTTCAACAACATTTTCGCTTCCGATTTTGTTGTTGTATCGCTCGGCCGCATTCAGGCAGCGATCGATGCCGGCAAGCTCGACGCCAAGGCAACTGTTGATGCAGCTGCTCTCAAGGCCGCCGGTGTCATCCGTCGCGCCAAGGACGGCGTTCGCGTTCTCGCCGACGGCGAGCTCAAGGCGAAGATCACGCTCGAAGTTGCAGGCGCCTCCAAGCCTGCGGTCGAGAAGATCGAAAAGGCCGGCGGCAAGGTAACTCTGCTTTCGGCTCCGGCAGCCGCTGCCGAATAA
- the rplF gene encoding 50S ribosomal protein L6, with translation MSRIGKKPVQVPAGITATVDGQKVTAKGPKGELFFVANDEISLKLENNAVVVTPVNQTKDARSKWGMSRTMIEGIFKGVKDGFERKLEINGVGYRAALQGKNLQLALGFSHDVIYEPPVGITIAVPKPTEIVVSGINKQQVGQVAAEIREYRGPEPYKGKGVKYADERIVRKEGKKK, from the coding sequence ATGTCTCGTATCGGTAAGAAGCCCGTTCAGGTGCCTGCTGGGATCACGGCTACGGTCGATGGCCAGAAGGTTACCGCAAAGGGCCCGAAGGGCGAGCTGTTTTTCGTTGCTAACGACGAAATCAGCCTCAAGCTCGAAAACAACGCGGTCGTTGTGACGCCCGTGAACCAGACCAAGGATGCGCGTTCGAAGTGGGGCATGTCCCGCACGATGATCGAAGGCATCTTCAAGGGCGTCAAGGACGGCTTTGAGCGCAAGCTCGAAATCAACGGCGTCGGTTACCGCGCCGCCCTGCAGGGCAAGAACCTGCAGCTGGCCCTCGGCTTCAGCCACGACGTGATCTATGAGCCGCCGGTCGGCATCACGATCGCCGTTCCGAAGCCAACTGAAATTGTTGTCTCCGGCATCAATAAGCAGCAGGTCGGTCAGGTCGCCGCTGAAATCCGCGAATATCGCGGTCCTGAGCCCTATAAGGGCAAGGGCGTCAAGTACGCTGACGAGCGGATCGTCCGCAAAGAAGGCAAGAAGAAGTAA
- the rplR gene encoding 50S ribosomal protein L18 yields the protein MASRKEALARRANRVRRHLKSVANGRPRLSVHRSSKNIYAQIIDDVAGKTLASASTLEKDLRGSLKTGADTAAAAVVGKLVAERASKAGVTEVVFDRGAFIYHGRIKALADAAREGGLTF from the coding sequence ATGGCTAGCAGGAAAGAAGCACTTGCACGTCGTGCCAACCGCGTGCGCCGTCATCTCAAGTCGGTGGCCAATGGCCGTCCGCGCCTGTCGGTTCATCGCTCCTCGAAGAACATCTACGCCCAGATCATCGACGATGTGGCTGGCAAGACGCTTGCGTCTGCCTCCACTCTCGAGAAGGATCTGCGCGGTTCTCTGAAGACCGGTGCCGATACCGCCGCCGCCGCCGTCGTAGGCAAGCTCGTTGCCGAGCGCGCCTCCAAGGCCGGAGTTACGGAAGTCGTGTTCGACCGTGGCGCCTTCATCTATCACGGCCGCATCAAGGCCCTCGCCGATGCTGCCCGCGAAGGCGGTCTCACCTTCTGA
- the rplE gene encoding 50S ribosomal protein L5: MAEAKYEPRLKKEYVERIRKAMQEKFSYANEMMIPKLDKIVINMGVGEATADSKKPTVAAADLAAIAGQKPVITRARNSIAGFKVRENMPIGAKVTLRGARMYEFLDRLVNIALPRVRDFRGLNPKSFDGRGNFAMGIKEHIVFPEINYDKVDQMWGMDIIVCTTATTDDEARALLKEFSFPFRQ, translated from the coding sequence ATGGCTGAGGCAAAGTACGAGCCGCGGCTCAAGAAGGAATATGTCGAGCGCATCCGCAAGGCGATGCAGGAGAAGTTCTCCTACGCCAACGAGATGATGATCCCGAAGCTCGACAAGATCGTTATCAACATGGGTGTGGGCGAAGCTACGGCTGACTCCAAGAAGCCGACCGTTGCTGCTGCCGACTTGGCTGCCATCGCTGGTCAGAAGCCGGTCATCACCCGTGCACGCAACTCTATCGCTGGCTTCAAGGTCCGCGAAAACATGCCGATCGGCGCGAAGGTCACCCTGCGCGGCGCCCGCATGTACGAGTTCCTGGATCGCCTGGTCAACATCGCGCTCCCGCGCGTTCGCGACTTCCGCGGCCTGAACCCGAAGAGCTTTGACGGCCGTGGCAACTTCGCCATGGGCATCAAGGAGCACATTGTGTTCCCTGAAATCAACTACGACAAGGTTGATCAGATGTGGGGCATGGACATCATCGTTTGCACGACGGCGACGACCGACGACGAAGCACGGGCTCTCCTGAAAGAGTTCAGCTTCCCGTTCCGTCAATAA
- the rpsE gene encoding 30S ribosomal protein S5, translating to MAQERRPQREDRQSREERDSEFVDKLVAINRVAKVVKGGRRFGFAALVVVGDQKGRVGFGHGKAREVPEAIRKATEAAKRELIFVPLRDGRTLHHDVHGRHGAGKVLLRSAKVGTGIIAGGPMRAVFETLGMHDVVAKSTGSSNPYNMVRATFDALKHQVHPKDIAAQRGIKYATLQARRSASGNASEE from the coding sequence ATGGCACAGGAAAGAAGGCCGCAGCGGGAAGACCGCCAGAGCCGTGAAGAGCGCGATAGCGAATTCGTCGACAAGCTTGTCGCGATCAACCGCGTCGCCAAGGTCGTCAAGGGCGGCCGTCGTTTCGGTTTCGCAGCACTCGTCGTCGTCGGCGACCAGAAGGGCCGCGTCGGCTTCGGCCATGGCAAGGCACGCGAAGTGCCGGAAGCCATCCGCAAGGCAACCGAAGCCGCCAAGCGCGAGCTGATCTTCGTACCACTGCGTGACGGCCGTACGCTGCATCATGACGTTCATGGCCGCCATGGCGCCGGCAAGGTTCTGCTGCGCTCGGCCAAGGTTGGTACCGGTATCATCGCCGGTGGTCCGATGCGCGCAGTATTCGAAACGCTCGGCATGCACGACGTCGTCGCCAAGTCGACCGGTTCGTCGAACCCTTACAACATGGTTCGCGCCACCTTCGACGCTCTGAAGCACCAGGTTCACCCGAAGGACATCGCAGCTCAGCGCGGCATCAAGTATGCAACGCTGCAGGCTCGTCGTAGCGCCTCCGGCAACGCCTCTGAAGAATAA
- the rpsN gene encoding 30S ribosomal protein S14: MAKTSAVEKNKRRRTTVANQAAKRAALKAIIMNQALPIEERFKASIKLASLPRDGSKTRIRNRCEVSGRPRAYYRKLRMSRIALRELGNLGKVPGIVKSSW, from the coding sequence ATGGCGAAGACAAGCGCAGTTGAAAAGAACAAGCGCCGCCGTACTACGGTCGCCAACCAGGCCGCTAAGCGGGCTGCGTTGAAGGCGATCATCATGAACCAGGCTCTTCCGATCGAAGAGCGGTTCAAGGCCTCGATCAAGCTGGCATCCCTGCCGCGTGATGGATCGAAGACCCGTATTCGCAACCGTTGCGAAGTTTCGGGGCGTCCGCGCGCATATTACCGCAAACTGCGCATGTCGCGTATTGCGCTGCGTGAACTGGGCAATCTCGGCAAGGTGCCGGGCATCGTCAAGTCGAGCTGGTAA
- the rpsH gene encoding 30S ribosomal protein S8: protein MTMTDPLGDMLTRIRNGASRRKSSVSTPASKLRARVLDVLQSEGYIRGYSVVDFGNGKSELSIELKYYEGASVIREIGRVSKPGRRVYVSVKSIPQVANGLGITILSTPKGVMADHQAREQNVGGEVLCSVF, encoded by the coding sequence ATGACAATGACTGATCCGTTGGGCGATATGCTCACCCGTATCCGTAACGGCGCTTCCCGCCGCAAGTCGTCGGTTTCGACGCCTGCGTCCAAGCTCCGCGCACGTGTTCTCGATGTCCTGCAGTCCGAAGGCTACATCCGTGGCTATTCCGTTGTCGATTTCGGCAATGGCAAGTCGGAACTCAGCATCGAGCTGAAATATTATGAAGGCGCATCGGTGATCCGTGAGATCGGCCGTGTGTCCAAGCCGGGCCGCCGGGTTTACGTCTCGGTCAAGTCCATTCCGCAGGTCGCGAACGGCCTCGGCATCACCATCCTTTCGACTCCGAAGGGTGTGATGGCCGATCACCAGGCTCGCGAACAGAACGTTGGTGGCGAGGTTCTTTGCTCGGTCTTCTAA